The nucleotide window ATGGTGGCCCCGGCCAGCTTGAGCGTGAAGATCGCGCCGATCACCGCCAGCGGCACCGCCATGAGCACGGTGAACGGATGCACCACCGACTCGAACTGCGAGGCCAGCACCATGAACACCACCAGGATCGCGAGGCCGAAGGCGAGCAGCAGCTCGTTGCCGCTCTCGCTCAGCTCCCGGGCGTCACCGCCGAGGGCAATCGTGGTGTTGGCCGGGAGCTGCGCCGTGGCGATCGCGGTGAGCGAATCGATCGCGTCGCCGAGGGCGAGGCTCGGCGCCAGCGAGGCGGAGAGAGTGAAGGCGCGCACCCGCTCGTAGTGGGCGATCCCGCGCGGTCCGGTGGTCTCGGTGATCGACGCCAGCGCATCCACGCGCACCAGCTGCCCGTTGCGCCCGCGCACGAAGAGCTGGTCCATGTCCTGCGGCGTGGCGCGGTGGGCGGCATCAAGCTGCAGGAAGACGTCATAGATGCGCGAGTCGCGCGTGAAGGTCGAGACGCGGGTGCCGCCGAGCATCGACTGCAGCGTCGTGGCGACATCGCCGATCGGCACGCCGAGGTCGTCGGCGCGGTCGCGATCGTAGGCGATGGTCAGTTCCGGCTTGTTGTTCTTCAGGTCGGTATCGACGTTGACCAGGCCGGGAATCTTGCGCGCCGCCGCGATCAGTCGCTCGTTGGCGACCAGCAACGAGTCATAGTCGGGGTGGCGCACGATGAACTGCACCGGCGACCCGAATCCGCCGATCGCCGACGGGTTGGAGGCGAAGATCTGCACGCCGGCGATCGCCGCGAACTTCGGCCGCAGCTCGGCGATGATATCCTCGATGTTGCGCTCGCGGTCCTCCCAGTACTTGAGCCGCGCAACGACGAAACCGCCATTGGGCGAGCCGCCACGACCGATCACTGAGAAGACGGAGTTGACCTCCGGCACCTTGGCGAGGATCGCCTCGACCTGCTTCTGGTAGCCGTCGGTGTACTGCAGCGTCGCGCCTTCGGGGCCGACGATGTTGATGTTGATCACGCCACGGTCATCGGCCGGGATGAACTCGCGCTTGAGCGTCTGGAACACCAGCGCCGCGCCGACCACCAGGGCCAGCATGCCCACCACCACCGTGAGGGGATGGTGCAAGGAGCGGCGCAGGACCCGGGCATAGCCGGTCGCGAGTCCGTCGAAGCCGCGCTCCAGCAGCTGGTACATCCGTCCGTGACTGGGCGGGACCTTGAGCAGCTTGGCGCAGAGCATCGGCGTCAGCGTCAACGCCACGAAGCCGGAGATGAAGACCGAGCCGGCCACCGCGATGCCGAATTCGTTGAAGAGCTTGCCGGTATTGCCCTTGAGGAAGGCGAGCGGGACGAAGACCGCCATGAGCGAGGCCGTCGTCGCCACGACGGCGAAGCCGATCTCGCGGGTGCCGTCGCGTGCGGCCTGCTCGGGCGACTTGCCAAGCTCTTCCTGGTGGCGATAGGCGTTCTCGAGCACGATGATCGCGTCGTCGACGACGATGCCGATCGCGATCGTCAGCGCCAACAGCGTGAAGTTGTTGATCGAGAATCCGAGCGCCGACATCACCGCGAAGGTCGCGATGATCGAGGCCGGAATGGCGAAGGCGGGGATGATCGTCGCCCGCAGGTTGCGCAGGAAGAGGAAGATGATGACCACGACCAGCAGCGCCGCCTCGATCAGCGTGCGCTGGGCGTCGCGGATCGAGCGTTCGACGAAGACCGACTGGTCGAATGCCTGCACCAGCTTCACGCCGGGCGGCAGTGCGGCCTGGATCGAGGGCAGCGCCGCCTGGATCGCCTTGGAGACCTCGATGACATTGGCCTTCGACTGGCGGATCACGCCGAGGCCGATGCCGGGCATCTGATCGAAGCGGAGGGCGGAGCGGTCGTTCGCCGGGCCGAGCTCGACCCGGCCGACGTCGCGCAACTTGGTGAGGACGCCGCCCTGGCTCGAGACCACGAGGTCGGCAAATTCATTCGGCGTGCGCAACTCGCCCAGCGAGCGCACCGTGAACTCGCGCTGCGACGACTCGATCCGGCCCGCCGGCACCTCGACGTTGCGGGCGCGAATCGCCGCCGCGACATCCTGCACCGTGAGCGACCGCGCCGTGAGCGCGTTCTGGTCCAGCCAGATCTTCATCGCGTAGCGGCGCTCGCCCTGGATCTGCGCGCGCGCCACGCCAGGAATGGTCTGCAGGCGCTGCTTCACGATCCGGTCGGCGACGTCGTTGAGCTGGAGGAGGTCGAGCGTGGTCGACGTGAGCGCCAGATAGTAGAACGGGCGCGCGTCGGCATCCTGCTTGGCGACCACCGGCTCGTCCACGTCCTCGGGCAGCCGGCCGCGCACCCGACTCACCAGGTCGCGGACGTCCTGCGCCGCCGATTCGACATCCCGCGAGAGGCCGAACTCCAGCCGCACGCTGCTGCGCTGCTCGTTGCTCGACGAGGTCAGCGTCCGGATCCCCTCGGCGGTGCTCAGCTCTTCCTCGAGCACGTCCGTCACCGACGACTCCATCACCCGCGGATTGGCACCCCGCAACGAGGTCTCGACCGAGACAATCGGCGGATCGATGTCGGGGAGTTCGCGCACCGGCAGGCGCAGGTAGCCGAGCACGCCGAAGAGCACGAGGGCGAGGGAGCCCATCGTGGCCAGTACGGGTCGGGAGATCGATACGTCCGAAATCTTCATCGCGATGCTCTATCTTGACGGGGTCGGTGGGCGCGGTGCCCGCCGAGACTACGGATTGCAGGACCCCGAGGTTCAACCCGCAGGAGTTCGTGATGGGTGCCAAGCTCACCGCACGTCAGCAAGCCCAACTGGCCTGGCTCGAATCGCTCCCCCGAAGATCGAGAAGGCCACTCGGATCATCGAGATGATCAGCACCATGCAGGCCGACGAAAGCCAGGTGCGC belongs to Gemmatimonadota bacterium and includes:
- a CDS encoding efflux RND transporter permease subunit; this encodes MKISDVSISRPVLATMGSLALVLFGVLGYLRLPVRELPDIDPPIVSVETSLRGANPRVMESSVTDVLEEELSTAEGIRTLTSSSNEQRSSVRLEFGLSRDVESAAQDVRDLVSRVRGRLPEDVDEPVVAKQDADARPFYYLALTSTTLDLLQLNDVADRIVKQRLQTIPGVARAQIQGERRYAMKIWLDQNALTARSLTVQDVAAAIRARNVEVPAGRIESSQREFTVRSLGELRTPNEFADLVVSSQGGVLTKLRDVGRVELGPANDRSALRFDQMPGIGLGVIRQSKANVIEVSKAIQAALPSIQAALPPGVKLVQAFDQSVFVERSIRDAQRTLIEAALLVVVIIFLFLRNLRATIIPAFAIPASIIATFAVMSALGFSINNFTLLALTIAIGIVVDDAIIVLENAYRHQEELGKSPEQAARDGTREIGFAVVATTASLMAVFVPLAFLKGNTGKLFNEFGIAVAGSVFISGFVALTLTPMLCAKLLKVPPSHGRMYQLLERGFDGLATGYARVLRRSLHHPLTVVVGMLALVVGAALVFQTLKREFIPADDRGVININIVGPEGATLQYTDGYQKQVEAILAKVPEVNSVFSVIGRGGSPNGGFVVARLKYWEDRERNIEDIIAELRPKFAAIAGVQIFASNPSAIGGFGSPVQFIVRHPDYDSLLVANERLIAAARKIPGLVNVDTDLKNNKPELTIAYDRDRADDLGVPIGDVATTLQSMLGGTRVSTFTRDSRIYDVFLQLDAAHRATPQDMDQLFVRGRNGQLVRVDALASITETTGPRGIAHYERVRAFTLSASLAPSLALGDAIDSLTAIATAQLPANTTIALGGDARELSESGNELLLAFGLAILVVFMVLASQFESVVHPFTVLMAVPLAVIGAIFTLKLAGATISLYSRIGMILLVGLVTKNSILLVDYANQLRAKGWRSWTRCSRRDGSGCGRS